The DNA sequence GGTTTTTAGAAATAAAATGTGGTACTCTTATGTATTGAGGTCAAAAAAGAACGGACGTTTTTATTACGGATCAACTAGTGATCTAAAAAGACGGTTTTTAGAACACAATCAGGGGATCGGGGGTAAATATACTAGGGACAATCGTCCATTTGAATTGGTTTATTATGAAGCTTATTTAAATAACAAAGACGCCAAAAAAGCTGAAGATTTTTATAAATCCGGTTATGGCAGGGAGGTTTTTAAAGGTAAAATTGAGAATTTTTTGAAAGATTGCCCGGTCGTCTAACGGTAGGACCGCAGGCTCTGAACCTGTGTATCGTGGTTCGAATCCATGCCGGGCAGCCACGCACCATTCGGTGCATGGCTTTGCCAGGCAACGAAGGTAAGTGAGGGATATACCGTCTGGTATATCCCAAGTACCAATGAAATTTTATTACGTTTATCTTCTTCAAAGCAAAAATAAAAACTTTTTTTACGTTGGTTTTACCACTGATTTGAAACGCCGTTTTAAAGAACACAATAACAAAGAAGAATTATCAACCAAGCATTATGCCCCTTTTGATTTAATTCATTATGAAGCTTACAAAAATGAAAAAGATGCCAAAAGACGAGAAAAATATTTAAAAACGACCAAAGGCAAAACAACCTTGAGAACAATGCTAAAAGA is a window from the Patescibacteria group bacterium genome containing:
- a CDS encoding GIY-YIG nuclease family protein encodes the protein MKFYYVYLLQSKNKNFFYVGFTTDLKRRFKEHNNKEELSTKHYAPFDLIHYEAYKNEKDAKRREKYLKTTKGKTTLRTMLKECFKQR
- a CDS encoding GIY-YIG nuclease family protein; amino-acid sequence: MWYSYVLRSKKNGRFYYGSTSDLKRRFLEHNQGIGGKYTRDNRPFELVYYEAYLNNKDAKKAEDFYKSGYGREVFKGKIENFLKDCPVV